The window ACAAAAGAAGCATAGGGGCCCGTGGACTAGGGATGCAAGACGGCGGACCGCCAGGGCCGACAAGGTCGGAGGGTGCGATCACAGTGACCGGGAGGAGCGACCGGGGAGGGGTGATCACGGTGACCAGGAGAGGTGGCCGCCGCGGGCGCGAACGGCGTGCGCCGTGGCAGCACGCGGGCTGGAGCGCCCGACCGGAGCGTCGGCAGTTGCTCCGGATCATGGGAGACTCGCCCCCATGAACGGCAAGGCGACCACCACCCGGACGAAGTTGGAGAGGGGCCGGAGCGCGCTCGGGCCTGCCCTGGAACTGGTCCACACAGGACGCGCGCCCACCCGCGCCGTGCTCACCTCGGAGCTCGGCGTCACCCGCGCGACCGCCGGTGCGGTCGCCGCGGAGCTGGAGGCGCTCGGTCTCATCCGCGTCGACTCCAGCCCCGGTTCCGCGGCAGGCTCGCAGGGCCGCCCCTCGCACCGGCTGGCCATCCGCGAGTCCGGCCCGGTCGCCATCGCCGCGCAGGTGCATGCCGACGGGTTCCGTGCCGCGCTGGTGGGGCTCGGCGGCCGACTCGTCGCCACGGATCCCGGCTGCGTCACCGTCACATCGGACCCGGCCCAGGTCGTGGGCGAAGTCGTCGACGCATGCGCCCGCTTGCTGCGCGACAGCGGGCTGCGCTGCGTCGGTGCGGGCCTCGCCGTCCCCTCCGCCGTGGCCGAACCGGAGGGCACCGCTCTCAACCCACTGCACATCGCCTGGCCGGCAGGATCCCAGGTCCGTGAGATCTTCGCCACGTGTGTACGTGAAGCCGGCATCCCCGGCCCCGCGTTCACCGGAAACGATGTCAACCTCGCCGCGCTCGCCGAGCACCGGCACGGCGCCGGCCGCGGAGCCCAGCATCTGCTCTGCGTGGCCACGGGCCACCGCGGCGTCGGC is drawn from Streptomyces sp. NBC_01717 and contains these coding sequences:
- a CDS encoding ROK family protein — encoded protein: MNGKATTTRTKLERGRSALGPALELVHTGRAPTRAVLTSELGVTRATAGAVAAELEALGLIRVDSSPGSAAGSQGRPSHRLAIRESGPVAIAAQVHADGFRAALVGLGGRLVATDPGCVTVTSDPAQVVGEVVDACARLLRDSGLRCVGAGLAVPSAVAEPEGTALNPLHIAWPAGSQVREIFATCVREAGIPGPAFTGNDVNLAALAEHRHGAGRGAQHLLCVATGHRGVGGALVLDGRLHTGSSGLALEVGHLTVNPEGRPCHCGGRGCLDVETDPLAFLVAARREPGPEESLLKQASDLLRTEYEDAAVRAASDELIDRLGLGLAGLVNILNPDRIILGGLHRALLDADPERLRAVVADRSLWGRSGSVPILPCTLDHNSLVGAAELAWQPVLDDPLAALA